Proteins from a genomic interval of Nocardioides jishulii:
- a CDS encoding phenylalanine 4-monooxygenase, producing MFEEGQYFAPVHEKDDGTVAVQLGANHPGLNDPEYRARRDHLATLASRWRPGEPCPTADYTDEEHDVWRTVSDVLMESHRTYACSEYLEGKEILGLPTDHIPQLNEVSQTLAPLTGFGYQPAAGLVPLRAFYGALADRHFWSTQYVRHHSVPLYTPEPDVIHEVIGHGNTLAHPRFTTLYELAGAAARRVETDDALQFVSRVFWFTLEFGVVWQRGDLRAYGAGILSSPGEIQEFRDVTIRPLDLVSMGTANYDITAYQDVLYAAESFTHVEDVVGHFWATCTDESIARMSRTPVR from the coding sequence ATGTTCGAAGAAGGTCAGTACTTCGCGCCGGTCCACGAGAAGGACGACGGCACGGTCGCCGTGCAGCTGGGCGCCAACCACCCGGGCCTCAACGACCCGGAGTACCGCGCCCGCCGTGACCACCTGGCCACCCTCGCCTCCCGATGGCGCCCCGGTGAACCCTGCCCCACCGCCGACTACACCGACGAGGAGCACGACGTCTGGCGCACGGTCAGTGACGTGCTCATGGAGAGCCACCGGACCTACGCCTGCTCCGAGTACCTGGAGGGCAAGGAGATCCTGGGACTGCCCACCGACCACATCCCCCAGCTCAACGAGGTCAGCCAGACCCTCGCGCCCCTGACGGGGTTCGGTTACCAACCCGCGGCCGGACTGGTGCCGCTGCGCGCCTTCTACGGGGCCCTGGCCGACCGCCACTTCTGGTCGACGCAGTACGTCCGCCACCACTCCGTGCCCCTCTACACCCCCGAGCCGGACGTGATCCACGAGGTGATCGGCCACGGCAACACGCTGGCCCACCCGCGTTTCACGACGCTGTACGAGCTCGCCGGGGCGGCGGCCCGACGTGTCGAGACCGACGACGCCCTCCAGTTCGTGAGCCGCGTATTCTGGTTCACCCTGGAGTTCGGCGTGGTCTGGCAGCGGGGCGACCTCCGGGCCTACGGCGCCGGGATCCTCTCCTCGCCCGGAGAGATCCAGGAGTTCCGGGACGTGACGATCCGTCCGCTCGACCTGGTCTCCATGGGCACGGCCAACTACGACATCACCGCCTACCAGGACGTGCTCTACGCAGCCGAGTCGTTCACCCACGTCGAAGACGTGGTGGGCCACTTCTGGGCGACCTGCACGGACGAGTCCATCGCCCGCATGTCCCGGACCCCCGTACGGTGA
- the leuE gene encoding leucine efflux protein LeuE codes for MLGVIDLPTYLVGLVVIILLPGPNSLYVLSVAARSGVRPAYAAAAAVWTGDALLMTCAAAGVASLLQSNDLVFSIVKYAGAGYLSWMGIGLVRGGILAWRGHRGRSADALVEEVEQASGGVALRSATAYRRALVISLLNPKAILFFVSFFVQFVDPTYPRPWVSFLFLGSFATLTSVLYLSALIFGGVRLAEVFRRRQAITAGVTSAAGMVFLGFAVKLSLATAG; via the coding sequence GTGCTCGGTGTCATCGATCTTCCCACCTACCTCGTGGGACTCGTCGTCATCATCCTGCTGCCGGGCCCGAACTCGTTGTACGTCCTCTCGGTGGCCGCCCGCTCGGGCGTCCGGCCGGCGTACGCCGCTGCTGCTGCCGTGTGGACCGGCGACGCGCTGCTGATGACCTGCGCGGCTGCCGGCGTCGCCTCGCTCCTGCAGAGCAACGACCTGGTCTTCTCGATCGTGAAGTACGCCGGGGCCGGCTACCTCAGCTGGATGGGCATCGGGCTCGTCCGTGGCGGGATCCTGGCCTGGCGGGGCCACCGTGGCCGATCCGCCGACGCGCTGGTGGAGGAGGTGGAGCAGGCCTCCGGGGGAGTGGCGTTGCGCAGTGCCACTGCCTACCGGCGGGCGCTGGTCATCAGCCTGCTGAACCCGAAGGCCATCCTCTTCTTCGTCTCGTTCTTCGTGCAGTTCGTCGACCCGACGTACCCGCGCCCCTGGGTCTCGTTCCTCTTCCTGGGCTCTTTCGCGACCCTCACCAGCGTGCTCTACCTGAGCGCGCTGATCTTCGGCGGCGTCCGGCTGGCCGAGGTCTTCCGCCGCCGTCAGGCGATCACGGCCGGTGTCACCTCGGCTGCGGGGATGGTCTTCCTCGGCTTCGCCGTGAAGCTGTCACTGGCCACGGCCGGCTGA
- a CDS encoding peptidylprolyl isomerase: MNPLHRAARVAVLTFLAGSVLVGCGADNEKATAIGSKNCDYPSASQSPAVEVEVPPATPDLPDTLTATLVLGQGPVTIELTPERTPCTVNNFVTLAEQGYFDGTECHRLTTAGIYVLQCGDPTASGTGGPGWTIPDEVDGSESYPAGTVAMAKTQAPDSGGSQFFLVYDETPLPPEYTVFGEMDKDSIATVAAIAAKGSEPADDGAPRQRTVITSVEVE, from the coding sequence ATGAATCCCCTGCACCGAGCGGCGCGCGTGGCCGTTCTCACGTTCTTGGCCGGTTCGGTCCTCGTCGGCTGTGGTGCTGACAACGAGAAGGCCACGGCCATCGGGAGCAAGAACTGCGACTACCCCTCCGCCAGCCAGTCGCCCGCCGTCGAGGTCGAGGTTCCCCCGGCGACTCCCGACCTGCCCGACACGTTGACCGCGACGCTGGTGCTGGGCCAAGGACCGGTCACCATCGAGCTGACGCCCGAGCGGACGCCCTGCACGGTCAACAACTTCGTCACTCTCGCCGAGCAGGGGTACTTCGACGGCACCGAGTGCCATCGCCTCACGACTGCCGGCATCTACGTCCTCCAGTGCGGCGACCCCACCGCGTCGGGCACCGGCGGCCCGGGATGGACCATCCCCGACGAGGTCGACGGGTCGGAAAGTTACCCGGCAGGTACCGTCGCCATGGCCAAGACGCAGGCACCCGACAGTGGCGGCTCGCAGTTCTTCCTCGTGTACGACGAGACCCCCCTGCCCCCTGAGTACACGGTCTTCGGGGAGATGGACAAGGACAGCATCGCCACCGTCGCCGCCATCGCTGCCAAGGGCTCCGAACCCGCCGATGACGGCGCTCCCAGGCAGAGGACCGTCATCACCTCGGTCGAGGTCGAGTGA
- a CDS encoding OsmC family protein has protein sequence MTDAPHSDVPAPVVPAENHRAVQVSKIGQNRFKATNGRGGETYFGTGGDDPDFSPVELLLAAIAGCSAIDVDLITSKRAPAVKFEVLSEGDKVRDERGNHMTNLRLTFDLEFPEGEAGDAARSVVQRSMEQSRDRLCSVSRTVQIGEPVEFRQA, from the coding sequence ATGACTGACGCTCCCCACTCTGACGTCCCTGCCCCCGTTGTCCCCGCGGAGAACCACCGTGCGGTCCAGGTGAGCAAGATCGGGCAGAACCGGTTCAAGGCGACCAACGGACGTGGGGGAGAGACCTACTTCGGCACCGGTGGGGACGACCCGGACTTCTCGCCGGTCGAGCTGCTCCTGGCGGCCATCGCGGGGTGCAGCGCCATCGACGTCGACCTGATCACCTCGAAGCGCGCCCCCGCGGTCAAGTTCGAGGTCCTGAGCGAGGGCGACAAGGTGCGTGACGAGCGCGGGAACCACATGACCAACCTGCGGCTCACGTTCGACCTCGAGTTCCCCGAGGGCGAGGCCGGCGACGCTGCCCGTTCGGTCGTGCAGCGCTCGATGGAGCAGAGCCGCGACCGCCTCTGCTCGGTCAGCCGCACGGTGCAGATCGGTGAGCCGGTGGAGTTCCGCCAGGCCTGA
- a CDS encoding aminotransferase class V-fold PLP-dependent enzyme — protein sequence MTPQHSATGPGLPTESGADALLRAVRDAVIGEDHVMSTPYGQRRVTYADYTASGRALGFIEDFIRDEVLASYANTHTESSGTGLQTTRLREEARSIIHASVGADDESAVIFTGSGSTAAIAKLIGVLGLRLPSVLEDRYHLSAHVPIDERPVVFIGPYEHHSNELPWRECLADVVTIPEDPDGRIDLAVLREQLTLHAGRPLKIGSFSAASNVTGIVSDTYGIAELLHEHGALSFWDFAAAGPYVDIEMNGDPARPGSHKDAVFLSPHKFIGGPSTPGVLVARRELFGNRVPDVPGGGTVSYVNSDDHRYLADPEHREEGGTPAIIEAIRAGLVFQLKDAVGVPVIRAAEERLLARAVGEWRSEPAIEILGNLEAERLSIVSFVVRTPSGRYLHHNFVVSLLNDLFGIQARGGCSCAGPYGHRLLGIDIERSMEFEREISGGCEGIKPGWVRINLNYFLSDEVADYLVEAVRMVARDGWRLLGDYVFDPSTGLWQHRRGVVEPPLSLHAVSYEGGRPSFPATTARGGVELLRQHLVDAAAIFAATPGPDLDAHPADVSADFEHLRWFDLPADGVRPA from the coding sequence ATGACGCCCCAGCACTCCGCCACCGGCCCCGGACTCCCCACGGAGTCCGGGGCCGATGCGCTCCTCCGCGCCGTGCGCGACGCGGTCATCGGTGAGGACCACGTGATGTCGACGCCCTACGGGCAGCGCCGGGTCACCTACGCCGACTACACCGCTTCCGGGCGGGCGCTGGGCTTCATCGAGGACTTCATCCGCGACGAGGTGCTCGCGTCCTACGCCAACACGCACACGGAGTCCTCCGGCACAGGGCTGCAGACGACGCGCCTGCGGGAGGAGGCCAGGTCGATCATCCACGCGAGCGTGGGTGCGGACGACGAGTCGGCCGTGATCTTCACCGGCTCCGGCAGCACGGCCGCGATCGCGAAGCTGATCGGAGTCCTGGGGCTCAGGCTTCCCTCCGTCCTCGAGGACCGCTACCACCTCTCGGCCCACGTGCCGATCGACGAGCGACCGGTCGTCTTCATCGGGCCCTACGAGCACCACTCCAACGAGCTTCCCTGGCGCGAGTGCTTGGCCGACGTCGTGACGATCCCGGAGGACCCCGACGGTCGCATCGACCTGGCGGTGCTGCGTGAGCAGCTCACCCTGCACGCCGGGCGCCCGCTCAAGATCGGCTCCTTCTCCGCTGCCTCGAACGTGACCGGCATCGTGTCGGACACCTACGGGATCGCTGAGCTGCTGCACGAGCACGGGGCCCTGAGCTTCTGGGACTTCGCCGCGGCCGGTCCCTATGTCGACATCGAGATGAACGGCGACCCTGCTCGGCCCGGCTCCCACAAGGACGCTGTCTTCCTGAGCCCGCACAAGTTCATCGGCGGGCCCTCCACGCCGGGCGTGCTGGTCGCCCGCCGCGAGCTCTTCGGCAACCGGGTGCCCGACGTGCCGGGCGGCGGGACGGTGTCGTACGTGAACTCGGACGACCACCGCTACCTCGCCGACCCCGAGCACCGTGAGGAGGGCGGGACGCCCGCCATCATCGAGGCCATCCGCGCGGGATTGGTCTTCCAGCTCAAGGACGCTGTGGGGGTGCCGGTCATCCGTGCCGCGGAGGAGCGTCTGCTGGCCCGTGCCGTGGGGGAGTGGCGCTCCGAGCCTGCCATCGAGATCCTGGGCAACCTCGAGGCTGAACGGCTCTCGATCGTGTCGTTCGTCGTGCGCACGCCGTCGGGCCGCTACCTCCACCACAACTTCGTGGTCTCGCTGCTCAACGACCTGTTCGGCATCCAGGCGCGCGGCGGGTGCTCGTGCGCCGGACCCTACGGACACCGGCTCCTGGGCATCGACATCGAGCGGTCGATGGAGTTCGAGCGCGAGATCAGCGGCGGGTGCGAGGGCATCAAGCCGGGGTGGGTGCGGATCAACCTCAACTACTTCCTCTCCGACGAGGTGGCCGACTACCTCGTCGAAGCGGTCCGGATGGTCGCCCGTGACGGGTGGAGGCTGCTCGGCGACTACGTCTTCGACCCCTCGACCGGGCTGTGGCAGCACCGGCGCGGAGTCGTCGAGCCGCCGCTCAGCCTGCACGCGGTGTCGTACGAGGGAGGTCGCCCGAGCTTTCCCGCGACCACCGCCAGGGGAGGGGTGGAGCTGCTGCGTCAGCACCTCGTCGACGCGGCGGCGATCTTCGCCGCGACTCCGGGCCCGGACCTCGATGCCCATCCCGCCGACGTCTCGGCCGACTTCGAGCACCTGCGGTGGTTCGACCTGCCAGCTGACGGCGTACGCCCGGCCTGA
- the pepN gene encoding aminopeptidase N, translated as MSTPHQSLQRTEATARRDLLEVEHYDVALDLTGEDTFASTTTIDLSSRGGSTFLDLKPTAVASVRLDGRELDVDLLERGRFPLDLSEGRHRLEVVATMPFRNDGEGLHLHVDPADGRRYVYGMSFMDAAPTIFACFDQPDLKAPYTFHVRAPHEWTVVGNAPGEQVEPGVWEFATTPPLSTYFVTLVAGPYHLIHDEHDGIPLGLSARQSLAGALEADAEELLTVTKACFDEFHRLFGIRYPFGNYHQAFVPEFNAGAMENPGCVTFRDPLVFSSRVTRGVRIQRATTVAHEMAHQWFGNIVTPQWWDDLWLNESFAEYMGNRVTADVTEFSDAWTHNAYRRRQWGLNADQRPSTHPVAGNGAVDATAALQDFDGISYAKGSSILKQLNARMGDDVFFAGTIDHFDRHRFGNATMHDLFDSWTRAGAQGLDDFTSAWLRTAGPDVLAWDRASGTVLRTPPAEHPAERTHAFRAAVARHDAWELTPVTVSAPATPFVPEADAVVLDPYEETWAATTIDDASLRALTTLLPTTEDAALRAGAWNSVRTGFALGQVHPDRVVALASATVPTETNDDALATVVPWILRTVVGLSPRPHEVLQSLHLATVERVETAPAGSTLQLAAFQSAIASSADPEHVRAWLAGQVPTGIELDVDLRWALHVRLAALGSTTKEELDAALADEPTARSRVEHARAVASLPHAWAKQWAWERFTGAADVPNYELEAAGLGMWRAGQEELTEPYVAQFFDALPTLPQVHSGWVLGTAIRSFFPFTSCTQETVDRAHALASQDLDPTVRRNLVDHTYDLECRLATRRLVEGGSSA; from the coding sequence GTGAGCACCCCCCACCAGAGTCTTCAGCGCACCGAGGCGACCGCCCGCCGTGATCTTCTGGAGGTCGAGCACTACGACGTCGCGCTCGACCTCACCGGCGAGGACACGTTCGCGTCCACGACCACCATCGACCTCTCCAGCCGAGGGGGATCCACCTTCCTCGACCTGAAGCCCACCGCGGTCGCGTCGGTGCGCCTCGACGGACGTGAGCTCGACGTCGACCTGCTGGAGCGCGGACGCTTCCCGCTCGACCTTTCCGAGGGACGCCACCGCCTCGAGGTGGTCGCCACCATGCCTTTCCGCAACGACGGCGAAGGCCTCCACCTGCACGTCGACCCGGCCGACGGGCGGCGCTACGTCTACGGGATGTCCTTCATGGACGCAGCCCCGACGATCTTCGCCTGCTTCGACCAGCCGGACCTGAAGGCGCCCTACACCTTCCACGTGCGCGCACCGCACGAGTGGACCGTCGTGGGCAATGCTCCGGGCGAGCAGGTGGAGCCAGGCGTCTGGGAGTTCGCCACGACTCCCCCGCTCTCCACCTACTTCGTCACCCTGGTCGCCGGGCCCTACCACCTCATCCACGACGAGCACGACGGGATCCCGCTCGGCCTCAGCGCGCGGCAGTCGCTCGCCGGGGCGCTCGAGGCGGATGCCGAGGAGCTGCTCACGGTCACCAAGGCGTGCTTCGACGAGTTCCACCGGCTCTTCGGCATCCGCTACCCGTTCGGCAACTACCACCAGGCCTTCGTCCCGGAGTTCAACGCCGGCGCCATGGAGAACCCCGGCTGCGTCACGTTCCGGGACCCGCTGGTCTTCTCCAGCCGCGTCACCCGGGGCGTACGCATCCAGCGGGCCACCACGGTCGCCCACGAGATGGCCCACCAGTGGTTCGGCAACATCGTCACGCCCCAGTGGTGGGACGACCTGTGGCTCAACGAGTCGTTCGCCGAGTACATGGGCAACCGCGTGACCGCCGACGTCACGGAGTTCTCCGACGCGTGGACCCACAACGCCTACCGGCGTCGGCAGTGGGGCCTCAACGCCGACCAGCGTCCCAGCACCCACCCGGTCGCCGGCAACGGCGCGGTCGACGCCACCGCCGCCCTCCAGGACTTCGACGGGATCTCCTACGCCAAGGGGTCCAGCATCCTCAAGCAGCTCAACGCGCGGATGGGCGACGACGTCTTCTTCGCCGGCACGATCGACCACTTCGACCGCCACCGCTTCGGCAACGCCACCATGCACGACCTCTTCGACTCGTGGACCCGCGCCGGAGCGCAGGGCCTCGACGACTTCACCAGCGCCTGGCTGCGAACCGCCGGGCCCGACGTCCTCGCCTGGGACCGGGCGTCCGGAACCGTGCTGCGTACGCCGCCCGCCGAGCACCCGGCGGAGCGCACCCACGCCTTCCGGGCGGCCGTCGCTCGCCATGACGCCTGGGAGCTGACACCGGTGACGGTCTCCGCACCCGCGACCCCCTTCGTTCCCGAGGCCGACGCCGTCGTGCTCGATCCCTACGAGGAGACGTGGGCCGCGACGACCATCGACGACGCCTCTCTCCGGGCACTCACGACGCTGCTGCCGACCACCGAGGACGCAGCGTTGCGGGCCGGGGCGTGGAACAGCGTGCGCACGGGCTTCGCCCTCGGCCAGGTGCACCCCGACCGGGTCGTCGCCCTGGCCTCGGCCACGGTCCCGACCGAGACGAACGACGACGCGCTCGCCACTGTCGTGCCGTGGATCCTCCGCACCGTGGTGGGCCTCTCCCCCCGCCCGCACGAGGTGCTGCAGTCGCTCCACCTGGCCACGGTCGAGCGCGTCGAGACGGCTCCCGCAGGGTCCACCCTCCAGCTGGCCGCCTTCCAGTCGGCCATCGCGTCGAGCGCCGACCCCGAGCACGTACGCGCGTGGCTCGCTGGCCAGGTCCCCACCGGGATCGAGCTCGACGTCGACCTGCGGTGGGCGCTGCACGTACGCCTCGCCGCACTCGGCTCCACCACCAAGGAAGAGCTCGACGCAGCGCTGGCCGACGAGCCCACGGCTCGCTCGCGCGTCGAGCACGCCCGCGCAGTGGCCTCCCTCCCCCACGCCTGGGCCAAGCAGTGGGCATGGGAACGCTTCACGGGGGCGGCCGACGTGCCCAACTACGAGCTGGAGGCAGCGGGGCTGGGCATGTGGCGCGCCGGCCAGGAGGAGCTCACCGAGCCCTACGTCGCGCAGTTCTTCGACGCCCTCCCCACGTTGCCCCAGGTCCACTCGGGGTGGGTGCTCGGCACCGCGATCCGCTCCTTCTTCCCGTTCACCTCGTGCACCCAGGAGACGGTCGACCGGGCGCACGCCCTCGCCTCACAGGACCTCGACCCCACGGTGCGACGCAACCTCGTCGACCACACGTACGACCTGGAGTGCCGCCTCGCGACCCGCCGCCTGGTGGAAGGTGGGAGCTCGGCGTGA
- a CDS encoding formate dehydrogenase accessory sulfurtransferase FdhD has product MNELPRRPGPTTRLSVTEHSTRRDAPRSREDRIITEEPLEIRLRWPGEDATRVWTTMRTPGHDFELAAGWALHEGWLPREGLDTVAYCTDAALPREQEFNVVTVSLAAAPPRLPSPLPHHHSSGSSACGVCGQSKIEQVLEVPRGPRWAGPQPTEDVVRSLPGRLRTRQRLFDRTGGVHAAGLFTADGTAVVVREDVGRHNAVDKVAGARLLAADPVGQAVLVVSGRAGFELVQKAVAQGTGALVAVGAPTSLAVDLARRSGLTLYGFTGDDRTVRYA; this is encoded by the coding sequence GTGAACGAGCTGCCCCGGCGCCCCGGTCCGACGACCAGGCTGTCGGTGACCGAGCACTCCACCCGCCGGGATGCTCCGCGCAGCCGCGAGGACCGGATCATCACCGAGGAGCCGCTGGAGATCCGGCTGCGGTGGCCGGGTGAGGACGCCACCCGCGTGTGGACGACCATGCGGACTCCCGGCCACGACTTCGAGCTGGCCGCGGGCTGGGCGCTGCACGAAGGATGGCTGCCGCGCGAAGGACTCGACACGGTGGCCTACTGCACCGACGCCGCGCTCCCGCGTGAGCAGGAGTTCAACGTCGTCACCGTGTCCCTGGCGGCAGCACCTCCCCGGCTCCCCTCGCCGCTCCCCCACCACCACTCCTCCGGGTCCTCGGCCTGCGGCGTGTGTGGGCAGTCGAAGATCGAGCAGGTGCTGGAGGTCCCGCGCGGGCCGCGGTGGGCCGGCCCGCAGCCCACCGAGGACGTCGTACGCTCCCTGCCCGGTCGTCTGCGCACCCGCCAGCGCCTCTTCGACCGCACCGGCGGGGTGCACGCAGCAGGGCTCTTCACCGCTGACGGCACCGCCGTCGTCGTCCGGGAGGACGTCGGGCGTCACAACGCCGTCGACAAGGTCGCCGGCGCCCGCCTGCTGGCCGCGGACCCCGTCGGACAGGCAGTGCTCGTGGTCAGCGGGCGTGCGGGATTCGAGCTGGTGCAGAAGGCCGTCGCCCAGGGCACCGGTGCCCTGGTGGCGGTGGGTGCCCCCACCAGCCTCGCCGTCGACCTCGCGCGGCG